Part of the Solanum pennellii chromosome 10, SPENNV200 genome is shown below.
GAACAGTTTCTATcgatagattttttaatttttaattttcattagtGATAATAATTGGCTACCTAACAAGTCCCATAATTGTGTTTTTAGTCAATTATCATATCTTTGAGAATGACACATTTATATGCCCCTAAATTGAAAAACATTCTTacattaagaagaagaaaaaaatctataataagtatattattatgaaacatatatatgataaatgttgaattttctCTGTCTTTTTTCgtataataactaattaatatatataattttaatttattttttaaaacctcCTTGGACTCGATAACTTCAATGCCGGCCTTTGTCCAATTACCTCATAAGATTATAATCTAGGGGTAGTTCAATGTCTAGCTTTTCAATAAAAGAGTGTAATTTCCTTGGTTAAGTTTGTATTAAAATTTGCGCGATGCGCGATTAATAAAGGAAATTAGTTATGAGAAAATATTACATATCTTATAATATTTGTGATCATATTAAATGAATGGTTATTGGTAGTGTGTATACATAGTCTTACtttatttcaatattaaaatgtttattttttctgGTTAAAAAAAAGGTCCAATGATTTTGCGTAATATTTGAATTTACCCTTCAAATTTGTTACCATTGTCATCTCCTTTTATTACTTGATCCCTTCCGCTTGTTGATCAtgtctttaaaattttaactttatttgttGTAAAAGCATAGCAAGAGagatcttttattttataaagatgaTGAAATCACGGCAGTCCTTGATCCAACTGGGATTGGCTGGGACGGGAGGTCGGGCCATCGAGAATCCATGTATCGTCACGAGAAAGTATTTTTGGATAAACTCCATACTTTTCTTTCGGATCTCGAATTGAGGGGAGTCAATTCTGagtccttaattaattaaaagggaAAGTACCCCTACGAAGGAGTTGGGACGAACAATCTACCACATAGTGGAGTGGATAACTAGAACTACTAAAATGGAGATCGTGTACAACAATAATCCTATATTTGATGTTGATTCATTCACACTTTCATTCCTTGTAGAGGAAGGCTAACTGCTTGTTGGCTGAAAGTTATATATATGATCgaaattctaaatttattttatctcaagtttaaaatattatcatcaGAAGTTTACATGtctattttgacaaataaaaaaataattttacccGAAATatccttattttgaaaattttaaatttttaattcatccaaTTCATAATTATTAGGCGTAAAATAATAAACTAGTAATGTCAATTATTACTTTCTTAATAGATGTCTCAATTAAAACATGGATAAATAATTAGGGACAGATGGattaaatattagaaataatttaatatatctaATAAGAGTACTTATGATTGTTTTACTAACTgttagtatttaatttttttgtttttagcttcgtaagataattttattatgtttaaatatattgtttatatgattaatttaaAGTAGGTGTAGCTTGCATTGCGCATGTcccttattttttaatttttttttatagtacgCATGTtccttatattaattaaaaataaaaaataaaagatactCTTACTATTAACATTATTTAAATGACTATTCGTCAGTTGTGATTTCAATTTAAGCATTAATTATTCATCAAGAagtaattacttaattttaaacttttcattttaCCATTTAAAAACTCTCTAAATATGTATCATAGTCAAATATcttcacataaattgaaacgacaaaaataataatatagattTAACATGACTACCAAAATTACTCGAGAATGACTTATTAGTTTAGTCATTGATGAAATAGGAgcccggagcctaaagggtaatcaaaatttttaaaaaaaattgattttaaaaaaatataaaaaataaattggagACTAATCGCTGCACTTGCAGCGATTTGCtcttaatttatctttttttttttatttcaaataaaaaattttaaaaaaaaaaagttaaagaaatcgctgcttaggaagcgatttattaaaaaatcattaaaaaaattattttggaaatcGCTGCTATTGCAGCGATTTTGATTTTTCCGGCGAGCAACATCGCTGCTCTTCtagcgattttgcccttttggttaaataaaaattcataaaccgttttaaaatttttgttaacattttatactctttaggctccggactcaaTGAAATAGCAACCTCATTATATGAAAGATTGTACTATTTAACAATAACCATTAAATATATGCTCAAACAAATATTACTAAGATAATATTTTATCGTCCACGCATCGCGTAGATTATAATACAAacttaaaatatagaaaaatacacTCTTTCATTATGAAAACTTGGATTTTGAACTACCCCTAgctagattatttttttataaatcttatGAGATAGATAGTTCATCCTTATTACAAACATTACATATAATTCTCTCAAACCCTAATTATATTCATGATGTTGCTTTAGTTAATGACTTGAAAGTGACCTTTGAACCAAGCAAAAGTTttccaaattcaatttcaaaagtaTCATAACGCATGAAAAACTCCACAACCAATAACCTTCCCATTAACACTATCAAATCTTTACCAGGACATTGTTTATCATTCACACTTGGATTATCAATCTCTTTACCATTTGACCAATACACATACTTAAGCAACTTCTCTCCATATCCCACAAATCTATCTGGATTAAACTCCTCCGCGTTCTTAAATACTTTTGAATCCTTTGTAGCTAAGGGTTGATATCCAAATATCAATTCATCTTTCTTGATCAAGAACGATGATTCGTGATTAGTAATGATTATATTCTTCCTAGCCTTAACGGTTTGGAATGGAACCGGAGGATCCATCCTTAGGGTTTCATAAACCACAGACTTAACAAGAGGCATTTTATCTATAGCTGAAAGAGTTACCCCTCCAGCCTCTTTAATCGCGATCCTGATCTCTTTAACAAGCCTAGCATGTAAACTAGGTCCTGATGTACCTATCCATTTGATCAAAGATGGGAAGAACACTTTCAAACCGCCATACGAATTGAATCCTGCTAGGAAAACAAAGTTATGACAAGCTTCATCTCTTTTAACTCCAAGTTTCTCAGCTTCATCTAAAATATCCTTCATGGAGTTGTAGAACGCGTTGTATAGTTTCTGATGATCGCGTTTTACAAGGAAGTAAGGTAGAGGGAAAGTGTGCAAGACTAAATCTTCAAGAAAGTTTGGTACAAACTTAAGCCCTAGTGAAATCAATGGAGCTAGTTGAAGAAAAACCCATTTGTCTACAATTTTTGGTCCATTAGGGCCAACACTTGTATCAATTGGATTCTTCCCTTCACAAAACAATCGAAAGAGGAATTCGAATGACAAGTTATCACTTATGGGATTGAAGTAAGATGTTCCTTTCTCAGATAGTTCTTTTTCAAGACTTGTAAACATTGAAGTGATTGATGTAGTAAAGATAGGGATGAACTTGTCATGCAATCTAGTTAGTGTGGACAAGAATAGACCTTTTAGGGTGGTGTGTTTAGGGTCACTAGTACCAAGAAAACCACAAACTTTATAACCACCATTGAAAGATGGAGAGGACATAAAAGTACCTTCAAAGTAGTTTTCCTTATCAACTTGGGAGTTATCGAAAAGGATGGGATAACTAACCGCGTCTACAAGGACAATAACTTTAGAGTTACGAGCATTGAAAGGACCAGGAGGGGCATTGGTTCTAAAGACAGTGGAATCATATTTTTTCATACGAGACCTGAAAAATTCATCAGCACCTTGATTGTAATGAAAATCGTAACGATCTTTTATCGCCCCGAAGAATGGGACACCATAATCACCAGGAATTTCTTTCataggaagacttggaattgaAGATTCTTTGGTATCCATTGTAATTATGTGGTATGAGTCTTTGGTATTAGCCAtttctaatatttttcttatgatATTTGGATTTTTTTGATGTGTAATTTTTGTTTGTAGGATGTGTctatatataggaaaaaattATTAGATATTGCTAGAGATTAGAATAATcacttaattgattaatattatcGTTCTTCACGTGGAAGAGATAATTAgtgaaattatatattatttaataggGGTGGCATATTTTTGGCTTGTtataataaacattaaaattattgtagacCATGTAAGTTTACTATAGTTTATTTTACAAATCTAAGTCTTTTATCGAGTTTGAGTattagatataaatttttttatagggAGAATCTTTTTTCGAGTAGGATTTATTTATTGTGAATTTAAATCATTGAATTTTAGATGAGGTACTAAGTACTAATTAAGTATCATGAAAAAAACATGATAGTtcacttaataatttttaagtGCGGGGGAGTAAAATGACTTCccttttaaaattaagaaatattttttcaaaacccTATTTTATCgtttaatctttttttcttatccTACTCATACCCATACTCGATCCTCCCcattcaaaaagaaattaatttttttttattttctttatgttaaaATGTCAACTGCATAATTTTATCCCTACTACCAAATCatccccccaccccacccccatgCCACCCCACTCAGGccatttccaaaaaaaaaaatattattttggagaaatgtttcaatttttttttaaaaaaaaaaatcatttgttaTGCCACACCCCCCGGGCGAtcagaaattatttttctaaaatatttttattttcaagtcaaaaaataaaagatattttttaaaaagaatttctcATTCACGAACCAAACATTAAGAAgtatttttctgaaaatattttctactcatcaaccaaacatgtgaaaataagttagaaaccacatatttttcaaaaaaagcattttccttcgtaccaaacgcACCCTTCATTTCTTTAAAAGCAACTATTATAAACTGGTTATTTTCGATAAacacaaaatttgaaataaaccAAAAGATATACTACCCGCAAATTTACTTGTCGCAATTTAACTTATTGGCACaagattaagaaaataattattgatatcgATAGTTCACCAAATTATCTCTATATTTAGTATTAggtcttgaaaaataatttgcagaataaatttttaataactttaagataaaatataggaaaaataattgtttttttttgttatgtcgaa
Proteins encoded:
- the LOC107032461 gene encoding allene oxide synthase 3; its protein translation is MANTKDSYHIITMDTKESSIPSLPMKEIPGDYGVPFFGAIKDRYDFHYNQGADEFFRSRMKKYDSTVFRTNAPPGPFNARNSKVIVLVDAVSYPILFDNSQVDKENYFEGTFMSSPSFNGGYKVCGFLGTSDPKHTTLKGLFLSTLTRLHDKFIPIFTTSITSMFTSLEKELSEKGTSYFNPISDNLSFEFLFRLFCEGKNPIDTSVGPNGPKIVDKWVFLQLAPLISLGLKFVPNFLEDLVLHTFPLPYFLVKRDHQKLYNAFYNSMKDILDEAEKLGVKRDEACHNFVFLAGFNSYGGLKVFFPSLIKWIGTSGPSLHARLVKEIRIAIKEAGGVTLSAIDKMPLVKSVVYETLRMDPPVPFQTVKARKNIIITNHESSFLIKKDELIFGYQPLATKDSKVFKNAEEFNPDRFVGYGEKLLKYVYWSNGKEIDNPSVNDKQCPGKDLIVLMGRLLVVEFFMRYDTFEIEFGKLLLGSKVTFKSLTKATS